In Phragmites australis chromosome 16, lpPhrAust1.1, whole genome shotgun sequence, one DNA window encodes the following:
- the LOC133896043 gene encoding protein DETOXIFICATION 49-like, which produces MCNCSEQTRCHHEALLPPTKACPALGDRLRSARSGDGSAVAEVASIVRLAAPIVGAGLLMYMRSLVSMLFLGRLGRLPLAGGSLALGFANITGYSVLSGLAAGMDPVCGQAFGAGRTSILTAALRRTVLLLLAASVPISLLWLAMHRVLVATGQDPDIAAAAYDFILCSLPDLVVQSFLHPLRVYLRAQSITLPLTYAAGAALLLHVPINCLLVHSLHLEIRGVALGAVCTNLNFLLFLMAYVYIFGLMHGNDGNGKASACATPAEEGAVEWRCYVRLSVHSCMSVCLEWWWYEIMVLLCGVLADPKAAVAAMGILIQTTSLLYIFPHSLSGAVSTRVGHELGAGRPERARLAARVGLACGAALGLVACAFAASVRGVWARMFTTEAAILRLASAALPILGAAELGNCPQTAGCGVLRGSARPEKGARINVAAFYGVGMPAALALAFWPARLDFPGMWTGMLAAQMVCAALMLHAVQSTDWAEQAVRALELMGAIVAEVDDDVKSVHADAAKAKADNGVLVVNW; this is translated from the coding sequence ATGTGCAATTGCTCCGAGCAAACTCGATGCCACCACGAGGCCCTGCTCCCGCCAACCAAGGCCTGCCCCGCGCTGGGTGACCGCCTGAGGTCGGCGCGGAGCGGAGACGGCAGCGCGGTCGCCGAGGTGGCGTCCATCGTGCGCCTCGCCGCGCCGATCGTCGGCGCGGGGCTGCTCATGTACATGCGCTCCCTCGTGTCCATGCTCTTTCTTGGCCGGCTCGGCCGCCTGCCTCTCGCCGGTGGCTCCCTCGCGCTCGGCTTCGCCAACATCACCGGGTACTCCGTGCTCTCCGGCCTCGCCGCCGGCATGGACCCCGTATGTGGCCAGGCGTTCGGCGCCGGCCGCACGTCCATCCTCACCGCCGCGCTCCGCCGCACTGTCTTGCTGCTCCTGGCCGCGTCCGTTCCCATCAGCCTGCTCTGGCTCGCCATGCACCGCGTACTCGTAGCCACTGGCCAGGACCCCGACATTGCGGCCGCCGCGTACGACTTCATCCTGTGCTCGCTCCCGGACCTCGTCGTGCAGTCCTTCCTCCACCCGCTCCGCGTGTATCTCCGGGCACAATCCATCACCCTCCCGCTCACGTACGCCGCCGGCGCGGCGCTCTTGCTCCATGTTCCCATCAACTGCCTCCTCGTGCATAGCCTCCACCTAGAGATCCGCGGCGTCGCGCTCGGCGCCGTTTGCACCAACCTGAACTTCCTGCTGTTCCTTATGGCTTACGTCTACATTTTCGGACTAATGCATGGCAATGACGGCAATGGCAAAGCCAGCGCGTGCGCGACGCCGGCAGAGGAGGGTGCGGTGGAGTGGAGGTGCTATGTGAGGCTCTCCGTGCACAGCTGCATGTCAGTATGCTTGGAGTGGTGGTGGTACGAGATCATGGTGCTGCTCTGCGGCGTGCTCGCCGACCCGAAGGCGGCGGTGGCTGCAATGGGGATACTGATACAGACCACGTCTCTGTTGTACATCTTCCCGCACTCCCTCAGCGGCGCCGTGTCCACGCGCGTCGGGCATGAGCTCGGAGCGGGGCGGCCTGAGCGCGCGCGCCTCGCGGCTCGCGTCGGGCTTGCCTGCGGTGCCGCGCTCGGCCTCGTGGCGTGCGCGTTCGCGGCGTCTGTGAGAGGGGTGTGGGCGCGGATGTTCACCACCGAAGCCGCCATACTCCGGCTGGCGTCTGCGGCGCTGCCCATACTCGGCGCGGCCGAGCTGGGCAACTGTCCGCAGACGGCCGGATGCGGTGTGCTGCGCGGCAGCGCGCGGCCGGAGAAGGGGGCGAGGATTAACGTCGCGGCCTTCTACGGCGTCGGCATGCCGGCCGCGCTCGCGCTGGCGTTCTGGCCCGCGCGGCTCGACTTCCCCGGCATGTGGACCGGCATGCTCGCCGCACAGATGGTGTGCGCGGCGCTGATGCTGCACGCCGTGCAAAGCACTGACTGGGCCGAGCAGGCCGTCCGCGCGCTCGAGCTGATGGGCGCTATCGTCGCCGAGGTCGATGACGACGTCAAAAGCGTGCATGCAGACGCGGCCAAAGCAAAGGCAGACAACGGCGTGCTCGTGGTGAACTGGTGA